GGTCATAATTACGAGCACCAGGCATTGGGTGAGGATGTCATATGATATCATCGATCAACGACGCTGCCAAAACAGGGGATAACTTTTGCTCACACATCTCGACCTTGTTAACCCTTAAAGTATCCTCATTCTTCAATTCAACAGCATCTGCACCAGTCAACATGGAAGGAGACATCCCGCAGAAGGACGAACTTCAAGCCCGGGCTATGGAGGGCCGTCCCATCGCTCAGTCTGAAGCAtccaccatcgccgccaaCGAGTCCGACATGACGGGTCGTGGGCCCATCAAAGGTGGCACTGCAGCGACTGCTCAGAGTATCCATGACCGACAGCAAAACTTTCTGGAGAAGGCCGGCGACATTGCTCGGAAGCCTATTGACGAGATTACGAAGAAGGACGCAGCCGAGGTGCAGAGTGCAGAGGTGCGACCCAGACATCCGAGGAAGGAAACTGTAGCTAACGATTAGCAGGCTCGGCTTACAGGAGCACCTGTAGGAGGAGGGTCATTTTCATCAGATGTTCAGTCGGTGGCTGATCAGAATGCGAGAGCAACTGGGGAGTAGGGGGGACCAAGCGAGGCCATCTCGGAATCCCACGGTTAGTTTACATATGCGTTCTTCCCAATCATGAGACAGTCGATCAATGAAAGTTTTTAAATGTATTATAAACGGTGACCTCCCATATCGGGCTGCCATGTACCCAGAACAGATGATGTGTGTAGCTCCTGTGGTGATCCTACATATTGCTTGCCTGTGTCGAAACAAAATGTGACATAAAACTAGTTTATCATTCGAAATTGAAGTCACTTTACTTTGTTTGCTTGCGAGATGAATTGGCCTTGAAAGAGTATCTTAGCCATACTGCAGGCTGAGCAAGCTCTATCTCGAGTCTTTACAAAGGGGGTAGATATTTACTGTACTAACTCAGGTATTTGGGATACTAGTAAGGCTCCCTTTGTATATATCTGGTTTTCCTTACTGGAGTTCTTATTTATGCCTTTTTCTACTGTTATTTAGTAACAACGAAGAGTAACAAACAGAGGCCTGAGAAGGGAAAGTTTTGCATCGAACTCTTCAAAGGAATTTTTTGCATCCTTATCTATCCTTATCTTGAGAACCACTAGAAATGGATCCTAAATATCCACTCTCATTCAAACAGAAATTGGTTTGAAAACGATGCATGTGAAGATGGCATTGATTTAGGTAGCAAGATCCTTCCTTCACAACCTTGTTGCGCAAACAAGATAGAGTTTGGACCAATTCTGCTCGGCCGACGTAGTAGCGGCTGAAAAGCTCCGTCGAACGATCAGTTTGGCTAGTGACATCATGGCGAATTTAAGGCAGATTACCCCCACTGATCAACTTGATCAACAGCGGCTAATGGTGATCAACTCTGCCCAAACCTGCTTCCGGGACATTCCACATCATCAGTTTCCACATCATAAATGCCATCAAGAATTTCTCACTGCTCAAaattcctcttcttcctctgttGCTCTAGGGTATCCCAACGTTGTTATCCGTACATCCTTAACGCCGGGCCGATAGATTGCTGCGGGTCAGTGCTCGGGCCCGATCCGACCCTGACGGGTATGCCAAGTCCGAACTGCTGGAAAGGGCCTAGTCTCAAAAGAGGGTAAATCTTTCGGTGTGATGACTCAAAAGTTTCGAGGGAAACCGGCCCGTCGGAGTGATTTCGCCTCGAGGGGCTGGCGAGAGGCGAGACGGGTTGTAACAGGCTTTATCAATCTTCCGAGAGAAGACGGAACGACAAGATTGACTCGAGCCAACCAGATCTGCGGTATCAATATTGGGGGCTGCATTCCAGTGACCCTGACCAACGGATACCCGCTGAAACCTTGACAAGCAACGGTACTCATCTCATTGTCAGCATCACTTGATATCTGCCATCCAGTCTCCCACCCAGGCTTCCAAAGCCAGTCAGCAGAGGCACCATCTCTAATGTTACCGAGCTGTCGGCCgcttcttgttgaagctAGTCAGGGGGTTGTCAACGCTCACTAAGCCAATCCCTGCGCAGCTCCTGTCTCGCAGCACGCCACAAAAGAACCTGTTCCTGGGCCAGACCACTTTATTTGCAGGGAGGACAGAAATCTCTGTTAGCGAGCCACGCAGATCCCACGTGGAGACACTAACACTTCACTTTAGCCCTGTCGAAAATCTCACCCTCCCGCACCAGGCCCGATTCTGTTCTAGACCAGATTGAATGGCGACACTTGAGCCAATGAGGAAATCGCCGGACCAGCTTCGAAGGATTCAGCGGCCGACCTGCTGGCCTGATCCTGACCTCTAATTGCCTCTCTCAAAAAGCACAGAGCGTCGCATTCTGGCGAGTCGGGACCGCTCTACCCCCTCGGCTGCGCTCTTCCGAACAGAACCCTTCACTCACTGTCCCGTGGTCATTGGAGGGAAATGGAACCAAGAGATTGGGGTAATGCAAGGTTGGGACCAGCCCTACAGCGAACAAGAACGCTAGACAAGGGTAAAGACACCGCTGAGCCACTGTGGGCGCATCTTTCCAGCCCTCTGCCATCCCACGACGAACACATGCCAGGCACGCTCCTTGAGACAGTCTTAGCTTAGAACTGGCGCCGAGATTGAAAAGCCACTGCCTGGGGATGGTCGACGCCATACATAAGATGACGGGTGACTAGCTCGTCCCTCCATTCTCACCCCATCCCTCACACTCCCTCTTTTCCCACCACCTGTCGCTCATTATCGCCTTTGGAAACAAAGGCCGTTTGTCTTTCCAAGATGGGTTCTAGAACCTATTCTCCGTcactcttttcttttcttttcctcacATTCCTTTCCCCTCTTGCGACTCTCGCCGCCGACACCGACGCCAACCCGGGCGACGTGAACCCCGTGCCTCCGATCCAGGAAATCAAGACCGAGGATCCCATCGCCAGCCCGCTCAAGGAGGGCTGCCCCCGAGAATGCAGCGCTGCCGGCTCTGACCCCGTCAACTGGACGCAGCTCCACAGTCTGGATGAGCTGTCTGGGTGTGACCAGCCCATGCTGTTTGCCCTCAATGTTCAGAACCCTTACAGCGAGTCTGCGACGCTGTACACTTGTGTCACGACCTCTGGATCTACGCCAACTCGTCGGGATGAGATTAGCCGTGTAGAGGCCCGAGCTGCCGAGAGCTCCGTCTCCCTGGCTAGCAACTGCGGTGCTCAGAAGGGTACCGTCAAGACGactgcttcttctggtcGAACTGGAACTCTTCGATCTGGCGATGCTGCGGCTGCTTCTGACCTTCTTGCTAACTACCTCGACAACGGCGCCTCTTGCGGAACTACTATCCTCTTTGCCAAGTCTGGTTCTTCTGTTGTTGGATTGTATGTCGGTGCTGAGGTGCAGAAGTCGAGCGCTTCCAGCCTTATCCGTTCAGCCAGGTCAGTCATCCCATTATATTCCTCGAGCGTTAACTAACTTTGATGCAGTGCGTATAACCTCAACTCACTTACATAGACTTGCATACTCGAGAACAATCACTAACACTATCTATAGAGGCCAGCTTCCAGAAGGGCACCCAGGCCTTCCAAGTCTGCGACGCCAACGACAAGCGAGCCGAGACCGTCGGCGTCTTCGCCGTCGACTCTGTCGAAGACCTCGAAGACGCCCAAGCCGCCGTCAAGACTTGGTCCGACGGAAAATGCGTCTCCGTCTCCCAGGCCACTTCGCAGAGCGTCAACCTCGGCGTCCTGACCGTCGGCCAAGTCAAGACCCGAAGCCTCCAGCTACGATCCCGTCTCTTTGGCCTCGACCACATGCTCGCCCCCCGAGCTGACTGCAAGGCCATCCAGGTCGTTTCCGGCGACAGCTGTGCTTCTCTGGCTACCAAGTGCAAGGTCACCACCGCCAACTTCAACAAGTACAACCCTGCCAAGAACTTTTGCTCTACCCTTGCTCCCAAGCAGTGGGTTTGCTGCAGTGCTGGTACTCTCCCTGACAAGACTCCTCAGCCCAACAAGGACGGAAGCTGCTACACCTACAACATCAAGTCTGGAGATTCTTGCTACTCCATCTCCCAGGCCTTTGGCATCACCCAGCAGCGCAtcctcgacaacaacaagaacACCTGGGGCTTTGCTGGCTGTGACCGTCTTCAGCTTGGACAGCTCATCTGCCTCAGTGCTGGCAAGAACCCCATGCCccttgccatcgccggcgcCGTCTGCGGTCCTCAGAAGCCTGGATCCAAGCTTCCTACCACTGCTAAGACTGGTTGGGATCTCACTGGCATGAACCCTTGTCCCCTTAACGCCTGCTGCTCTGGCTACGGCTTCTGCGGTATCACCGCCGAGTTCTGCACCAACACGACTGCTAAGGGTGGCTCTCCTGGTACCTCCACGCCCAACACCCCCGGCTGCGTTTCTAACTGCGGCACCAAGATTGTTGGAAACACCAAGAAGCCTGCCAAGTTCCTTAACGTCGGTTACTTCCAGGGCTACAACCTCGGCCGCAAGTGCCTGAACATGGACGTCGGCAACTTGACTGCTCTCAAGACTCCCTACACTCACATGCACTTTGCTTTTGCTGGCCTCACCCCCCAGTTCTCCGTTCTCCTCCAGCCTGCTATTCGGGAGCAGTtcctcaagttcaaggaAGTCAAGGGTTCCTGGAAGAAGATTCTTTCTTTCGGAGGATGGGCTGATTCCACCGACGCCTCTACCTTCCAGCTGTACCGTGATGCCATCAAGCCCGCCAACCGTGAGAAGTTTGCCACCAACGTCATCAACGTTCTCAACGGCCACAAGCTCGACGGTGTCGACTTTGACTGGGAGTACCCCGGCTCTGCTGGTTCTACCGGTTCAGCTACCGACACTGCCAACTACGTCGATTTCCTGGCCCTCATGCGAAAGAAGCTCGGCACCAGCGGCAAGTCCATGTCTGTTGCCCTTCCTGCCGCCTACTGGTACCTCAAGCCTTTCCCTGTCGCCAAGATTGCTCCCCTCGTCGATTACATGGTCTACATGACCTATGAT
This genomic interval from Fusarium keratoplasticum isolate Fu6.1 chromosome 9, whole genome shotgun sequence contains the following:
- a CDS encoding SMP domain-containing protein, with the protein product MEGDIPQKDELQARAMEGRPIAQSEASTIAANESDMTGRGPIKGGTAATAQSIHDRQQNFLEKAGDIARKPIDEITKKDAAEVQSAEARLTGAPVGGGSFSSDVQSVADQNARATGE
- a CDS encoding Chitinase; protein product: MGSRTYSPSLFSFLFLTFLSPLATLAADTDANPGDVNPVPPIQEIKTEDPIASPLKEGCPRECSAAGSDPVNWTQLHSLDELSGCDQPMLFALNVQNPYSESATLYTCVTTSGSTPTRRDEISRVEARAAESSVSLASNCGAQKGTVKTTASSGRTGTLRSGDAAAASDLLANYLDNGASCGTTILFAKSGSSVVGLYVGAEVQKSSASSLIQASFQKGTQAFQVCDANDKRAETVGVFAVDSVEDLEDAQAAVKTWSDGKCVSVSQATSQSVNLGVLTVGQVKTRSLQLRSRLFGLDHMLAPRADCKAIQVVSGDSCASLATKCKVTTANFNKYNPAKNFCSTLAPKQWVCCSAGTLPDKTPQPNKDGSCYTYNIKSGDSCYSISQAFGITQQRILDNNKNTWGFAGCDRLQLGQLICLSAGKNPMPLAIAGAVCGPQKPGSKLPTTAKTGWDLTGMNPCPLNACCSGYGFCGITAEFCTNTTAKGGSPGTSTPNTPGCVSNCGTKIVGNTKKPAKFLNVGYFQGYNLGRKCLNMDVGNLTALKTPYTHMHFAFAGLTPQFSVLLQPAIREQFLKFKEVKGSWKKILSFGGWADSTDASTFQLYRDAIKPANREKFATNVINVLNGHKLDGVDFDWEYPGSAGSTGSATDTANYVDFLALMRKKLGTSGKSMSVALPAAYWYLKPFPVAKIAPLVDYMVYMTYDLHGQWDYGNQYVSPGCPKGNCLRSHVNKTETLDALAMITKAGVDPAKVIIGISSYGRSFRMTDPKCTGPQCTFTGSFSVSNAEPGECTNSPGYLANAEIRKIIYDFKYKKAGVTANSWYDAASDSDILTFGTKGKGITDWVAYMSEATKAKRTSWAQSLNFGGVVEWAVDLEVWFSPKP